The sequence below is a genomic window from Sebastes fasciatus isolate fSebFas1 chromosome 18, fSebFas1.pri, whole genome shotgun sequence.
TTAATACATGGATGACTTCAGTATTGTATGGCCGGGACGTGTGAGTTCAGTGGTGCTTTATCTGATCCATGGGTGCTGATTGAGCTGCTCCAGGGTCAGGCGCTGTTTGGGGTCTTCAGTCAGACACCTTTGCAAGAAATCCTTGCAAtctggagagaaagaaggagaagaaagatgaAGGTGACGGCTACAGAGATCCATCAGAACGTGAACTAAAATGACCAGATTAGGGTCTGTtgacatgtttgtgtatgtttttgttaccGTTGGACAGCTTCTTGCTGAATCTCAGATTGTCTGAGAGGAACTTGAGGGTCTCAAAATATTTGTTCCTGTGGACCGTTTCATACAGGACCACTCCCAACTGCCACGCTGTGGTGGGGCCGGCCCTGTAGTGTTCACTAATGTACAACTCCAGAGGGATGTGATTAGGGGTACCTAAAATGTACAGACATAATGATAAGACGGTGAGGAGGAGCTTTCTTTAAACCTAAAAGTCACAGATGGGTAAGTTAGTGAAGAGCAGGAGTAGAAGCTAGACATCTTACCGTAGAAGTCGCGGTAAGTGGAGCCTCTCTTCACGAAGCAACTCATCCCAAAATCAATGAGGCGGACTCGCGGGACGTCCAAGCCGGTCTCGATCAAGATATTTTCCACCTTGATGTCCCGGTGAAAGATTTGCTTATCCTGAAGCTCAATTAATGCATCAAGCAGCTGTTTCAGGATGATCtgagaaacaaaaagagaaagatgAGGGATCGTAGAGGATGTGGTTTGACATTTCTTCATGGCTGTTactcagtgggctacctccgggtctgagaagtgacaCCAACGTGGAAGTGTAATTACTTTGGTGTGTACAATGTACAATAATGAATAGAAATGatggtcaaaataaaccctaaattgcaaaaaaaaaatatccctcCAGTTCCTGTACAaagtttaaaacacacacaaggatcCTCCAGCAGCTTACCTtggcctcttcctcttctaaGGAGCCTCCCTTTGATAAAATGTACGTGTCCAAGTCCACGCAGGGGACTGGTCTCTCCAGCACCAGGATCAACTCCCGTTTCAGGTCGTACCAGTCCA
It includes:
- the LOC141755986 gene encoding serine/threonine-protein kinase pim-2-like → MDRTRTTRGLNRRACPYTKTPGQHRTRVSEGEHPDTSEEDLHVRLLKRKARENGEGPSSPVDVHRETKDETKLYAAQQLPTHVQRAAFKAKYKQQTKLGEGGCGSVFAGYRKSDNLHVAIKHVPRDSQFIKHVDEHGNTLPMEVAIMLKLAEDTSGSAASSSPISLLDWYDLKRELILVLERPVPCVDLDTYILSKGGSLEEEEAKIILKQLLDALIELQDKQIFHRDIKVENILIETGLDVPRVRLIDFGMSCFVKRGSTYRDFYGTPNHIPLELYISEHYRAGPTTAWQLGVVLYETVHRNKYFETLKFLSDNLRFSKKLSNDCKDFLQRCLTEDPKQRLTLEQLNQHPWIR